In the genome of Fulvivirga maritima, one region contains:
- the ilvD gene encoding dihydroxy-acid dehydratase: MRSDEVKKGYERTPHRSLFRATGLKDEDFNKPFIGVANSFVEIIPGHFFLNKVSEIIKEEIRANGCVPFEFNTIGVDDGIAMGHDGMLYSLPSRELIASSVETVMNAHKLDAMIAIPNCDKIVPGMIMGALRVNVPTVFVSGGPMSKGRKKDGTPIDLATAFEAVGKHEAGTITDEELLEIECNACPSGGSCSGMFTANSMNTLMEAMGIALPGNGTILALTPQREELYRKAARRICEIAKSEEDSEKYKLKNILNENAVRNAFAVDMAMGGSTNTVLHMLAIANEAGVNFQLKDINTISQKVSHIAKISPSLSTVHMEDINRAGGVNAVMKEMTKRGNDVLADNPTIGGETVLEKIADAKIKDTNVIHPFTNPYSKVGGLAILYGNLAEEGAVIKTAGITGDRVFTGKAICFDGQPEAIEGIRQGKVKAGDVVVIRYEGPKGGPGMQEMLAPTSMIMGMGLGSSVALITDGRFSGATRGASIGHVSPEAAEGGMIGLLKDGDEIHIDVDKYILSVNLSDEEIAKRKAEFVPVKKAIQSRWLGQYRALVTNASNGAVLKTDLF; encoded by the coding sequence ATGAGAAGTGATGAAGTAAAAAAAGGGTACGAGAGAACACCTCATAGATCGTTGTTCCGAGCCACCGGACTTAAAGATGAAGATTTTAACAAACCCTTTATTGGAGTAGCCAACTCATTTGTAGAGATTATCCCTGGCCACTTTTTTTTGAATAAAGTATCTGAGATTATAAAAGAAGAAATCAGAGCTAATGGCTGCGTTCCTTTTGAATTTAATACTATAGGAGTAGATGATGGTATTGCTATGGGGCATGACGGCATGCTTTACTCACTACCCAGCCGTGAGCTGATTGCCAGCTCGGTAGAGACTGTAATGAATGCTCATAAGCTGGATGCCATGATAGCTATCCCTAACTGCGATAAAATTGTACCCGGTATGATTATGGGCGCACTAAGGGTTAATGTGCCTACTGTGTTTGTAAGCGGCGGCCCCATGTCTAAAGGCCGTAAAAAAGACGGTACTCCTATAGACTTAGCCACCGCTTTTGAAGCGGTAGGTAAGCATGAGGCCGGCACTATTACCGATGAAGAACTGCTTGAAATAGAATGTAATGCCTGCCCAAGCGGTGGTAGCTGTTCTGGTATGTTTACAGCCAATTCTATGAACACGCTCATGGAAGCCATGGGGATAGCTTTACCTGGCAACGGAACCATTTTAGCACTTACCCCTCAACGTGAAGAGTTATATAGAAAAGCTGCCAGAAGAATCTGCGAAATAGCTAAGAGTGAGGAAGACTCTGAAAAATATAAGCTAAAGAATATATTAAATGAAAATGCGGTAAGAAATGCCTTCGCTGTAGATATGGCCATGGGCGGCAGCACCAATACGGTATTGCACATGCTAGCCATAGCAAATGAAGCTGGCGTTAACTTCCAACTAAAAGACATTAACACTATCTCTCAAAAAGTTTCTCACATAGCCAAAATATCTCCCAGCCTGAGCACGGTTCACATGGAAGATATTAACAGAGCCGGAGGCGTAAATGCCGTAATGAAAGAGATGACCAAAAGAGGAAATGATGTATTAGCAGATAACCCAACCATAGGCGGAGAAACTGTTCTTGAAAAAATAGCTGATGCTAAAATAAAAGACACTAATGTAATTCATCCCTTTACTAACCCTTATAGCAAAGTAGGTGGGTTAGCCATATTATATGGTAATCTGGCTGAAGAAGGAGCTGTAATTAAAACCGCAGGAATTACTGGTGACCGCGTATTCACCGGAAAAGCGATATGCTTCGATGGGCAACCAGAAGCCATTGAAGGCATTCGTCAAGGCAAGGTGAAGGCGGGAGATGTAGTAGTGATCAGATATGAAGGCCCAAAAGGAGGTCCCGGCATGCAGGAAATGCTCGCCCCCACCAGTATGATTATGGGCATGGGGCTAGGCAGCTCAGTAGCGCTCATCACTGATGGCCGCTTTAGTGGAGCCACAAGAGGAGCATCTATAGGTCACGTTTCCCCAGAAGCTGCTGAAGGTGGCATGATAGGCTTACTTAAAGATGGTGATGAAATTCATATAGATGTAGACAAATATATCTTATCGGTTAACCTTAGCGATGAAGAAATAGCTAAGCGAAAAGCCGAGTTTGTGCCTGTAAAAAAAGCTATTCAATCAAGATGGCTAGGGCAATATAGAGCCTTGGTAACTAATGCCAGCAATGGAGCTGTATTAAAAACAGACTTATTTTAA
- a CDS encoding MBL fold metallo-hydrolase has translation MILIIGVVVAVAIATYFYMSQDLFGKNPEGERLERMSKSSHFKDGVFENFHHTPTLTEGYSMIGVMYKQIFGKHPRTQPKDSIPSVVTDLKNFGPDENVLVWFGHSSYFIQLNGRKILVDPVFSGNASPIPSSVKAFPGANGYGVEDMPDIDYLFISHDHYDHLDYQTIVAMKNKVRKVMCGLGVGSHFELWGYTEDQIIEGDWCDAVDLDDGFKAYFTPSRHFSGRGFKRNNTLWSSYVLEAEGFKLYIGGDSGYDTHFADIGSKFGPFDLAILENGQYNKAWEAIHMLPEQTLKAGSDLKAKRVFPVHSSKFKLAWHPWDEPLSEVSRLSADYNFPLVTPKIGEVVRLKDTTQTFDHWWEGME, from the coding sequence ATGATATTAATTATAGGGGTGGTGGTAGCGGTTGCTATTGCCACATACTTTTATATGTCACAAGATCTGTTTGGTAAGAATCCGGAGGGAGAGCGATTAGAAAGGATGAGTAAATCGTCACATTTTAAAGATGGAGTATTTGAAAACTTTCACCACACCCCTACGCTAACAGAAGGTTACAGCATGATAGGTGTTATGTATAAGCAGATTTTTGGAAAACACCCCAGAACGCAGCCAAAAGATAGTATACCTTCTGTAGTTACAGATCTAAAGAATTTCGGTCCTGATGAAAATGTATTGGTTTGGTTTGGGCATTCTTCTTATTTTATTCAGCTTAATGGCCGTAAAATTCTGGTTGACCCTGTTTTTAGTGGTAATGCCTCGCCTATTCCTAGTTCTGTAAAAGCCTTTCCGGGAGCTAATGGGTATGGAGTTGAAGATATGCCGGATATAGATTATCTGTTCATCAGTCATGATCACTATGACCATTTGGACTATCAAACTATCGTGGCTATGAAGAATAAAGTGCGCAAAGTAATGTGCGGATTGGGTGTAGGTTCACATTTTGAGTTGTGGGGGTATACTGAAGATCAGATTATAGAAGGAGATTGGTGTGATGCGGTGGATTTAGATGATGGATTTAAGGCTTATTTTACCCCTTCAAGACACTTTTCAGGTCGAGGATTTAAAAGAAATAATACCTTGTGGAGCTCTTACGTGTTAGAGGCGGAAGGCTTTAAGCTGTATATTGGTGGAGATAGCGGGTATGATACTCATTTCGCTGATATCGGTAGTAAATTTGGTCCTTTTGATTTAGCAATATTAGAAAACGGGCAGTATAATAAGGCTTGGGAGGCGATTCATATGTTGCCAGAGCAAACGTTAAAGGCAGGATCAGATCTCAAAGCGAAGCGAGTGTTTCCTGTGCACTCGTCAAAATTTAAACTGGCCTGGCATCCATGGGATGAGCCCCTTTCTGAAGTCAGTCGTTTAAGTGCGGATTATAATTTTCCTCTGGTTACACCAAAAATCGGTGAGGTGGTACGTTTAAAGGATACTACTCAAACCTTTGATCATTGGTGGGAAGGGATGGAATAA
- a CDS encoding OsmC family protein: protein MSRTHSYTTTLNWTGNQGKGTVNYKSYERSYNISIPGKPDISGSADPAFRGDPGKHNPEEMLVASLSSCHMLWYLHLCSTAGIVVTSYQDNAEGTMEELKNGSGKFTEVTLKPIVTISKAEQIEKAKEIHAEANKMCFIANSCNFPVRHEAEIKLS from the coding sequence ATGAGTCGTACACATTCATATACTACCACACTTAACTGGACAGGAAATCAAGGCAAAGGCACAGTTAACTACAAAAGCTACGAGCGATCTTACAACATTTCGATCCCAGGAAAACCTGACATTTCCGGCTCGGCCGACCCTGCATTTAGAGGAGACCCTGGCAAGCACAATCCAGAAGAAATGCTGGTAGCATCCTTATCATCATGCCATATGCTGTGGTATTTACACCTATGCTCCACAGCGGGCATTGTAGTGACAAGCTACCAGGATAATGCAGAAGGAACCATGGAAGAACTTAAAAATGGTAGTGGAAAATTCACTGAAGTCACCTTAAAACCAATAGTTACCATATCTAAGGCAGAACAAATAGAAAAAGCAAAGGAAATACATGCGGAGGCCAACAAAATGTGCTTTATCGCTAACTCTTGCAATTTTCCTGTGAGGCATGAGGCTGAAATAAAATTGAGTTAA
- a CDS encoding DoxX family protein, producing the protein MIVKNIHTSKVQKVFRIILGLFMIMAAVGHMTFQRGEFQAQVPDWVPLGKDLVVILSGIAELILGVSMVFLGRFKVWAGLALAIFYVLIFPGNIAQYLNGIDAFGLDTDKKRLIRLFFQPVLILWALWSSGALKALLHKKSS; encoded by the coding sequence ATGATAGTTAAAAACATTCACACTAGTAAAGTTCAGAAGGTATTCAGGATAATTTTAGGATTGTTCATGATCATGGCTGCTGTTGGCCATATGACCTTTCAGAGGGGCGAGTTTCAAGCTCAGGTTCCTGATTGGGTTCCTTTAGGAAAAGATTTAGTGGTAATTTTATCAGGAATAGCAGAATTGATTTTGGGAGTTTCAATGGTATTTCTTGGTAGGTTTAAAGTTTGGGCAGGTCTTGCATTAGCCATTTTTTATGTGCTTATTTTCCCTGGAAATATCGCCCAGTATCTGAATGGAATAGATGCTTTTGGTTTAGATACTGACAAAAAACGCTTAATAAGATTATTCTTTCAGCCCGTGCTTATATTGTGGGCGTTGTGGTCTAGCGGAGCTTTGAAGGCGCTGTTACATAAAAAGTCTAGTTAA
- a CDS encoding T9SS type A sorting domain-containing protein, translating to MSLLNMIAHLKDKLYTRHKGLISSCLKSLSLIITVCTLAILTVNQAQAQTPGLIIDPAAGGAPILDPNADGYVSADNGGFISNDNTESEIAYQPITVPEVEPTSDVASGPACGFTDFADDATRYVAASYLDASDNWLFRFRLGGFSPNSKGYSILIDTDNLFGSGSDPNYVSGNPGFEIEIELVTNFGVRLYDVDGTTTPTLMTTLGYDDYAQKSIAQSSSCGDFDYFYDFYIPFSTITFYFPSITTSTPMRLVANTVINTQSALSGNISDIGGIDDNAYGNNVEKMWGIIADNQVATAPDDINAGFPPSRSVAPVISSPVSIGATSVSGSSSEATGTVIELLVNNISVGTTTVSGGSWTLSGLTALSENDILTATATASGESVSLFSNEVSVGASCSAAPSITCGGRKGIEVSTTTSLPVGTILNAYNPDHASFPGPISTFTVTTPGTLFVIACNGSNSGCNSGTNCQPNGTYWATVQEPGKCESIPSAPFCTGGGSSASTPPIISTTSVTTSTTTITGTSTSGFKIFLFIDGDYVSTTTANGSGAWSFSGLSLSLGQTLQVRALQSGQCLSPIASRIVTEQSTAPTITGPIVNGATSVSGTSSEASGTVINVRVGGVTVGTTTVDANGNWTVTGLSLSTGQVITATATAPGELVSAASSSFTVLAASATPSITGSYSEGDTSVSGTSPSADGSEIDVYIDGGELGSTNTSAGNWTLGGLNSANSDLYAGGVLTATATESGKAESTPSAGNTVNCQPPLTNRTVNVISNEVCENTTAQVEITNSEDGVIYTLRDNGDTVDKSTSLLGTGGAITFDSFELTASETLQIKALKIPDFTCTGLNSNTAAITVYDNPADDRAITSTATTIEPGESTNIEVANSEPGVEYLLRDDADDSEIGTAVTGTGSTILLPTGNLNTTTTFNVLTTKTSPIICSIEQLNTATVTVNPILPVELISFTAKKDIDNMLVHLKWTTASEINNDFFIIERSSDGVIFNIIGQVKGAGNSDEQLDYHFTDERPTADLSYYRLKQVDFDGSYQYSSIVSIASDQGDYQVLINPNPFDKFTTFRVNGAHKNDQINVTLMDNSGKLMKRLEGGPAIKLYREELSSGLYIYKIYVNKQLIKTGKLIIE from the coding sequence ATGTCACTACTCAATATGATTGCTCACCTAAAAGATAAGCTTTATACTAGGCATAAAGGCTTAATCTCTTCGTGTCTAAAAAGTCTATCATTAATAATTACTGTTTGTACTTTAGCTATATTAACTGTCAATCAAGCGCAAGCTCAAACACCTGGATTAATCATAGATCCTGCTGCAGGCGGGGCTCCTATTCTAGACCCTAATGCCGATGGTTATGTCTCAGCAGATAATGGAGGCTTCATAAGTAATGATAATACCGAGAGCGAAATAGCCTACCAACCTATTACTGTGCCTGAAGTAGAACCCACCAGCGATGTAGCTTCCGGCCCCGCTTGTGGCTTTACAGATTTTGCTGATGACGCTACACGCTATGTAGCCGCCTCATATTTAGATGCCTCCGATAATTGGCTATTCAGATTTCGCTTAGGCGGTTTTAGCCCTAACTCCAAAGGCTATAGTATTTTAATTGATACTGATAACTTATTTGGAAGCGGTAGTGATCCTAATTATGTAAGTGGCAACCCTGGCTTTGAAATCGAAATTGAATTGGTAACCAATTTTGGAGTGAGACTCTATGATGTAGACGGCACCACCACTCCTACACTGATGACCACTTTAGGTTATGATGATTATGCGCAAAAGTCTATCGCTCAATCTTCCTCTTGCGGTGATTTTGACTATTTTTACGACTTCTACATTCCCTTCTCTACCATTACTTTTTATTTCCCCTCGATTACCACCTCTACCCCCATGCGACTTGTAGCCAATACCGTGATCAATACTCAGAGTGCCTTAAGTGGCAACATCTCAGATATTGGAGGAATAGATGACAATGCATATGGCAATAATGTAGAAAAAATGTGGGGAATTATAGCAGACAATCAGGTAGCCACTGCACCAGACGACATCAACGCCGGCTTTCCGCCAAGCCGCAGTGTAGCACCTGTTATAAGCAGCCCTGTATCGATAGGAGCCACTAGCGTTTCAGGCTCATCCAGCGAAGCCACTGGCACCGTTATAGAACTTTTGGTAAATAATATTTCAGTAGGCACGACTACCGTTTCTGGAGGAAGCTGGACCTTATCAGGTCTAACCGCCTTGTCAGAAAATGATATATTGACTGCTACTGCTACTGCCAGTGGAGAATCGGTATCACTATTCTCTAATGAAGTAAGTGTGGGCGCTTCCTGCAGTGCTGCACCTTCCATTACTTGCGGTGGTCGTAAGGGAATAGAAGTCAGTACTACCACTTCTCTACCAGTAGGTACTATTCTTAATGCATATAATCCCGATCACGCTTCATTCCCTGGCCCTATTAGCACCTTTACGGTCACCACACCAGGTACATTGTTTGTTATCGCTTGTAACGGCTCCAATTCCGGCTGTAATTCTGGCACCAATTGCCAGCCCAATGGTACTTACTGGGCTACCGTGCAAGAGCCAGGGAAATGTGAATCTATTCCTTCCGCCCCTTTTTGTACCGGTGGAGGCAGCTCTGCAAGCACCCCCCCGATAATAAGCACCACCTCTGTAACCACCTCCACTACCACTATTACAGGAACTTCCACTAGCGGATTTAAAATATTTCTTTTTATTGATGGTGATTATGTCAGCACCACCACCGCTAACGGATCAGGAGCATGGAGCTTTTCGGGTCTATCTCTTAGCTTAGGCCAGACATTACAAGTAAGAGCTCTACAGTCAGGACAGTGTTTATCTCCAATAGCGAGCAGAATCGTGACAGAGCAATCTACTGCACCAACTATAACAGGGCCAATCGTAAATGGAGCTACCAGTGTATCTGGCACCAGCTCTGAAGCGTCAGGCACAGTTATCAATGTACGGGTAGGTGGTGTTACCGTGGGTACTACTACTGTAGATGCTAATGGCAACTGGACTGTTACAGGACTATCATTAAGCACAGGCCAGGTAATCACTGCTACCGCCACTGCCCCTGGAGAATTGGTAAGTGCCGCATCATCTTCTTTTACCGTTTTAGCTGCAAGCGCTACTCCGTCTATCACTGGCAGCTACTCAGAAGGAGATACATCCGTTTCTGGCACTTCTCCATCAGCCGACGGCTCAGAAATAGATGTATATATTGATGGAGGAGAATTAGGCTCTACAAATACCTCAGCCGGAAACTGGACTCTTGGCGGCCTCAACTCTGCCAACTCTGATTTATACGCAGGTGGTGTGTTAACAGCTACCGCCACAGAATCTGGCAAAGCCGAAAGTACTCCATCAGCAGGCAACACTGTAAACTGCCAACCGCCCCTCACCAACCGAACTGTAAATGTAATCAGCAATGAGGTATGCGAAAACACTACCGCTCAGGTAGAAATAACTAATTCTGAAGATGGGGTTATATATACCCTACGTGATAATGGAGATACTGTAGACAAAAGCACATCATTGCTGGGCACAGGAGGCGCTATCACTTTTGATTCTTTTGAATTAACAGCTAGCGAAACGTTACAAATAAAAGCCCTAAAAATACCCGATTTTACCTGCACAGGCTTAAATAGTAACACTGCAGCCATTACCGTGTATGATAACCCCGCTGACGACCGGGCAATCACCAGCACCGCCACTACCATTGAACCTGGAGAATCTACTAACATTGAAGTGGCTAACTCCGAGCCGGGGGTAGAATATCTATTAAGAGATGATGCCGATGATTCAGAGATAGGTACTGCAGTAACAGGAACTGGCAGCACCATTCTACTCCCTACCGGCAATCTGAATACCACCACCACTTTTAATGTACTGACCACCAAAACATCTCCTATCATATGCAGCATAGAACAGCTTAATACCGCTACAGTAACGGTTAATCCCATACTTCCTGTAGAGTTAATCAGCTTTACAGCGAAGAAAGATATTGACAATATGCTAGTTCACCTTAAATGGACTACAGCCTCAGAAATTAATAATGACTTTTTTATAATAGAACGCAGCTCAGATGGTGTGATTTTCAATATCATAGGACAGGTAAAAGGAGCAGGTAACAGCGATGAGCAATTAGACTATCACTTTACTGACGAAAGGCCTACTGCAGACTTGAGCTACTACAGACTAAAGCAAGTAGACTTTGATGGCAGTTATCAGTATTCTTCAATTGTATCTATCGCCAGTGATCAAGGTGACTATCAAGTTCTCATTAATCCTAATCCATTTGATAAATTCACCACATTTAGAGTGAATGGCGCCCATAAGAATGATCAAATCAACGTGACTCTAATGGATAATTCCGGGAAGTTAATGAAGCGCTTAGAAGGAGGCCCTGCTATCAAGCTTTACAGAGAAGAGTTATCATCAGGACTTTACATCTATAAGATATATGTGAATAAGCAATTGATAAAAACTGGCAAACTTATTATTGAATAA
- a CDS encoding MarR family winged helix-turn-helix transcriptional regulator produces MKKNDEYSSPEQLWLENQICFPLYAVSRMVTKLYTPLLAELDITYPQYLVLLVLWKEDHKSVNEISNLLFLESNTLTPLLKRMEQKKLVRRRRSQLDERKVVISLTPEGKELRDKAACVPEAIVSQMSTDEISLDEVMNFKQTLSKLMNRLNEEGKNEGA; encoded by the coding sequence ATGAAAAAAAATGATGAATATAGTAGCCCGGAGCAGCTGTGGCTGGAAAATCAAATATGTTTTCCGTTATATGCTGTTTCTCGGATGGTTACTAAACTTTATACGCCGTTGCTTGCGGAGCTGGATATTACCTATCCACAATACCTGGTGCTTTTGGTGTTATGGAAAGAGGATCATAAGTCAGTAAATGAAATTAGTAATTTACTGTTTTTGGAGTCAAACACCCTTACTCCGCTTTTAAAGCGAATGGAGCAGAAGAAGTTGGTTAGGCGCAGGCGCTCACAACTCGATGAAAGAAAAGTGGTTATCTCTCTAACTCCTGAGGGTAAGGAACTACGAGATAAAGCTGCTTGCGTTCCAGAAGCTATAGTTAGTCAAATGAGCACTGATGAGATATCGTTAGATGAGGTAATGAATTTTAAACAAACCTTATCTAAGCTAATGAATCGACTAAACGAAGAGGGTAAAAATGAAGGGGCTTAG
- a CDS encoding DNA-3-methyladenine glycosylase I has product MSYCEVIKTMPEPRRSLHKKYHDYHYGFPIHDDNELFGRLIMEINQAGLSWETILKKEDSFRAAYDNFNIEKIAAYTEEDRERLLQDAGIIRNKLKVNAAIENAKKIKELQQEYGSFEKWLEHHHPKTKAEWVKIFKKTFRFTGGEIVGEFLMSIGFLKGAHDDNCIVNKEIEKQDPKWME; this is encoded by the coding sequence ATGTCATACTGTGAAGTTATAAAGACTATGCCTGAGCCTAGGAGGTCTTTACATAAAAAATATCATGATTATCACTATGGTTTTCCTATCCACGATGATAATGAGCTCTTTGGGAGATTAATCATGGAGATCAATCAGGCGGGTTTGAGCTGGGAAACTATACTCAAGAAGGAGGACTCTTTTAGAGCGGCCTATGATAATTTTAATATTGAAAAGATAGCCGCCTATACTGAGGAGGATAGAGAAAGGTTACTTCAAGATGCGGGGATTATCAGAAATAAACTAAAGGTTAATGCAGCCATTGAAAATGCCAAAAAAATAAAAGAGCTACAGCAGGAGTACGGCTCTTTTGAAAAGTGGCTCGAGCACCATCATCCTAAAACTAAAGCGGAGTGGGTTAAGATTTTTAAGAAGACTTTCCGCTTTACCGGAGGGGAAATAGTGGGCGAATTTCTAATGAGTATAGGCTTCTTAAAAGGAGCTCATGATGATAATTGTATTGTTAATAAAGAGATCGAAAAACAGGATCCTAAATGGATGGAATAA
- a CDS encoding Crp/Fnr family transcriptional regulator, protein MNTFESYLHDFVKLPQESMQALLGLFKPVSMEKQSHFAKEGEYSKKLCFIEQGIMRAYYRNPKGEEFNKLFFINPAIVGGYSSLITGNKNMINIQCLTECSLLQASFQDILDLYEEYPLVERLNRVIAEDFFVKKERREMTLVMNDASERYKIFKEEYPQLENQIAQYHVASYLGVTPTQLSRIRAKRD, encoded by the coding sequence ATGAACACATTTGAATCTTATCTCCATGATTTTGTAAAGCTACCTCAAGAGTCAATGCAGGCCCTATTAGGGCTTTTTAAACCGGTTTCTATGGAGAAGCAATCGCATTTCGCTAAAGAAGGAGAATACTCAAAAAAGCTATGCTTTATAGAACAGGGCATTATGCGCGCTTATTACAGAAACCCCAAAGGAGAAGAGTTTAACAAACTGTTTTTTATTAACCCTGCCATAGTAGGAGGATACTCATCGCTAATTACAGGCAACAAGAATATGATCAATATCCAATGCCTAACAGAATGCTCCTTGCTACAAGCCAGCTTTCAAGACATTCTGGATCTTTACGAGGAATATCCCTTAGTAGAGAGGCTGAATAGAGTAATTGCTGAAGATTTCTTCGTAAAAAAGGAAAGACGGGAAATGACACTGGTAATGAATGATGCATCTGAAAGGTACAAGATATTTAAAGAGGAATATCCGCAGCTTGAAAATCAGATTGCCCAGTATCATGTAGCTTCATATTTGGGAGTTACCCCAACACAGCTGAGCCGGATCAGAGCAAAAAGAGACTAG
- a CDS encoding aldose 1-epimerase family protein, giving the protein MTYILENNHLKISAKSQGAELTSIINKKTGKEMLWGGNPDFWGRHAPILFPFVGKLNDNNYTYQGTKYPMSQHGFARDMNFEIEEQSDNKLVFKLQSNAETLEKYPFSFELKLGYELKAETIIHTYEVKNTGTDTMLYSIGGHPAYSIEGDFDTHELSFEKEESELKRTHLHEGLLDEKKPFELKNHKVLPLNYPLFAEDALVFESLNSNEISLTNNGSKLLTMNFEDFPFFGIWTKPGAPFLCLEPWLGIADVKDFDGDLSEKKGIMKLEAGQMDHFKYEVSFY; this is encoded by the coding sequence ATGACTTACATATTAGAAAATAATCATTTAAAAATAAGCGCGAAATCACAGGGCGCAGAGCTTACTTCCATCATCAACAAAAAAACAGGAAAAGAAATGCTATGGGGCGGCAATCCTGATTTCTGGGGTAGACATGCTCCCATTTTATTCCCTTTTGTAGGTAAGCTAAATGACAACAACTACACTTATCAAGGAACAAAATATCCTATGAGCCAGCATGGCTTTGCCCGGGATATGAATTTTGAAATAGAGGAGCAATCGGATAATAAATTAGTGTTCAAGCTACAATCTAACGCTGAAACGCTAGAAAAATACCCATTTTCATTTGAGTTGAAACTAGGCTATGAACTGAAAGCAGAAACCATCATCCACACTTACGAAGTGAAAAATACAGGAACTGACACCATGCTTTATTCTATTGGTGGGCACCCAGCTTACAGCATAGAAGGTGATTTTGATACGCATGAACTTTCTTTTGAAAAGGAAGAGTCAGAATTAAAAAGAACTCACCTCCACGAAGGTTTATTAGATGAAAAGAAGCCATTCGAGTTAAAAAACCACAAAGTATTACCACTTAACTATCCTCTGTTTGCAGAAGACGCATTAGTATTTGAAAGCTTAAATTCTAACGAAATAAGTCTCACAAATAATGGCTCTAAACTGCTCACTATGAACTTTGAAGACTTCCCTTTCTTCGGCATCTGGACTAAGCCTGGAGCCCCATTTCTTTGCTTAGAACCTTGGTTAGGCATAGCAGATGTAAAAGACTTCGATGGAGATTTATCTGAAAAGAAAGGCATCATGAAACTTGAAGCAGGTCAGATGGATCACTTCAAGTATGAGGTGTCATTTTATTAA
- the yiaA gene encoding inner membrane protein YiaA, with the protein MDQSTFTTPTEEYSSNTKKNSKRNKENTSKPSNAFVAVSWCTLIVGMTAYFIGLYNAEMLLNEKGYYFSIIMFGLFSVVSVQKSVRDRLEGIPVTDIYYGISWFSALLAVTLLVVGLWNAELTLSEKGFYAMSFLLSMFSAIAVQKNTRDLQAHTNSDN; encoded by the coding sequence ATGGATCAAAGCACATTCACAACTCCGACGGAAGAGTATTCTTCTAACACTAAAAAGAACTCAAAGAGAAATAAAGAAAACACCAGCAAACCATCTAATGCGTTTGTGGCTGTATCTTGGTGTACCTTAATTGTCGGTATGACGGCCTATTTTATTGGCCTTTATAATGCTGAAATGCTATTGAATGAAAAAGGATATTACTTTTCGATAATCATGTTCGGCTTGTTTTCAGTGGTTTCTGTACAAAAAAGTGTACGCGACAGACTGGAAGGGATACCCGTAACAGACATATACTACGGAATCAGCTGGTTTTCAGCCTTGCTGGCAGTAACACTATTGGTAGTAGGTTTATGGAATGCAGAACTGACCTTAAGTGAAAAAGGCTTCTATGCCATGAGCTTTTTATTGAGTATGTTCTCAGCCATTGCAGTACAGAAAAACACTCGTGACCTGCAAGCTCATACTAACTCCGATAATTAA